GATATGTTGAGCATACCGGTACTAATAGATCGAGAGGCTTGATCATACTTCATTATTTACAACATATATAGTTGTCTATTTAAGTTCGATGCTTCGCATATAACAGTTTTTGCGAAGCACATGCTCTTTAAAATTAATGTAGGATTGAGAATGCGCAGTATGGGTTTAAATTCTAACTTCGCAATTCTAAATTCGAAATTGATACAAGTTTCCCGGTGACTATAGCGGAGGGGCAACACCCGTTACCATCCCGAACACGGTAGTTAAGCCTTCCTGCGCCGATGGTACTGCACGAGAGATTGTGTGGGAGAGTAGGACGTTGCCGGGTTTAAGATATAAAAAGAAAAGCCAAGGAATTTTTTCCTTGGCTTTTCTTTTTATCACCACAGTGATGAGGCTGAGACGCTTTCTCTCTGATGGGCAATAACTTACGGCGAGACAGTTTCCGTCAGGAAACTGCTTAGGCTAACAACTCATAGAACTCCTTAAAATATTTAATACGTTCGGCTAAGCCGATGGTGCCGCCGTTAACTTTTTTAGTAATTTCCGTTACCACCTCCTCGCCTGAACCTTTGTCAGCCAGGGTGTTCAGCGAACGGGATTGCCAGAACCAGGCGGCTGACAACAAGGGATACTTGGACGCAACCAGATCAGGGTCGTTCAATATATTGTCTTCTACTGTTTCATCAAAGGCCCGGTAATTATTTTTACCGGTTAATTGAATATAGCCTCGACCTCTGAATTTATAACCATCCTTGCTTGCCTCGTCGCCATTACCCATTCTGTTCGCGTAAACACGTGACGCGATTTTTTCCGGTTGCCGCGCGTAACTGTCAGCCAGGTTGCCGGGAAAATACTTGGAAAATGTCTTTTTTAAACCGTCGGCAGAATAATGCAAATTCTCTTGGGTAACTTTAAAGCCACCGCTTTCGTGACTGCACTGTGCTAAAAAGTGAGCTAAACGCAGGGAAGAGTTGATCTGGAATTTTTCAGCACACCCGGCAATTTCATTGATAACCGCATCAGGAACATGATTTACCAGCTTATCCATTGATAAGCCTGAAACATTGACGTTATCTGTTCCGCCTACAGGCGCCGGTTTTCCGGCAGCGGCATCAGGAAACATTTTTAAAAAGGTATCAGTACCGACAATGCCGTCCGCGGTTAAACCATTTGCGCCCTGCCAGGCTTTTACCGCGTTTTCTGTCGCTGTACCAAAAAAACCATCAGCTTTAATCCCTAATCTGGTTTGTACTTTTTTTACATCATCGCCTGCTGATCCAACTTTAAGCAACATTGTCCACCCCCTCTTCTACCATACTGTTTATATTCTGCAATTTCTGGACATAAAGCAATGAAAAATATTCATCAATTGTTTTAATGTCTGCAATGTATATTGTCTTATCTTCTATAAAAAGTTGCTGTCACATGGACAGACTACAGTCATTCACCATACGGTAAATCTGGTGAGTAAAGCCATCTCGATATTTTTAATAAGGCAGAATAAAATGTTCAGTGACATTTTTGAATGTACAGAATGAGATTTACTTTGCAGTGCATTTGAGCACCGGGAAGTGCATGACCGTTGAAGTTAAAATAAAATGAAATGAAAATATCTGAATCTAAAACGCTTGAAGAGTTCTGAAAACAATTTAAGTGTCCAACTGGTGTGAACAAAAATATGTTCAATGTTCAAAAGTTCTCGCTTCGGACAGATTGAATTTGTAATGCCTGATAAATTTCTTGACATGTTCTTGAAATAGCAGGACAATGCATTTGAATCCGTTAATGGAAAAGGTTAAATCTTACTTGTGGCTGGACAACGGGACTCGACAAATTTATAATGGTTTATAAATAATATTTTCAACTTACGGCTTTTACGGCAGTCAAAACGTCTCAATTTGCCGAGGGCAGACAAATGGCAATGAATCCTCCCGAAGTAAATTATGGGACATTAAAACCCGGGGGAAAAGAATAAAAGGGCAACTTGACAGGATTTATTTTTCCGGTGAGGGAAAGATATTTACTTAGTATGTTAAATCCATTTTCCTATTCCTTTGGCGGGGTTTTAGAACTAAAACCTCATGTTTTCACTTATGGGGAAGGTGAGGGTTTTTCTGCTTAGCTAACGCAAGTAAGAAGTATAAAATAAGACTTCTTTGTGAAAAGGAGGATAGGATGGGATTGATCAAAGTTGAAGACGTAACTAAAGAATATAAAGTAGGGGAGGTAAGTCTCAAGGCATTGAAAGGAGTGAGCTTTGAGATTGATCCTGCCTCCTTCGTCTCCTTTGTGGGGCCTTCTGGAAGCGGCAAGACAACGCTCCTGAACCTGATCGGATGTCTTGATAAACCAACAGAGGGCCGTTTAACAGTAGCAGGCACGGATGTCCTGGCCCTCGACCGTAGAAGAAGCGCCCTCTTCAGGGGCAATAATATCGGCTTCATATTCCAGGATTTCAACCTTATTCCCGTGCTCACTGTGTACGAGAATATTGAGTATCCCCTGCTTATGGTTCAGAACATTCCATCAGCAAAAAGGCGAGAGCGCGTAATGAAACTCCTTAGTGCTGTGGGTATGCTGGAGCAGGAAACCAAATATCCTGATCAGATAAGCGGCGGGCAAAAACAGCGGGTAGCTGTAGCGCGCGCTCTCGTGACAAACCCGAGTCTTGTACTCGCTGATGAGCCGACAGCAAACCTTGATTCCAAAACAGCATACATGATTATAGAGCTGATGAAAAAGATGAGGGATGAATTCAGCACTACTTTTATCTTCTCAACGCATGACCAGAAGATCGTAGGAGAAGCGGAAATCATATATACCCTCGAGGATGGATTGTTAAAAGACCGCCAGGTAAAGGGAGGGGCTAATGGGTAATCTCTTCAAAATAGCCATCAGGAATCTCATGAGATACAGGAGAAGGACGCTTCTCACCGGATCGCTCGTAGCAATAGGAGTTGTCTTCGTCCTTATCTTTGCTGCCGTATCCGGTTCTTTTAAAAACATGATCATCGGCCAGATTACAGATTCCATGCTGGGCCACATTCAGATCCATCAAAAGGGCTATGTGGCGTCAATTGACAACCTGCCGCTGACTCTGAACATGGGACCCCAGGCCATGGCAAGGGTGGACAAATTGCTTTCCGGGACATCCGGCGTTGAAGCATATTCGCCGAGAATAAAGTTTGGAGGAGGATTCAGCAATTATACTGAGACGACTAATGTCAGGCTCAACGGCGTGTATCCGGAAAAAGAGCTGAAGACAGTTCCGCTCCTTGCGTCAAGAATCATTGAAGGCGAGAAGGCTGTAAAAAAGGATGAGATTCTTATTCCGGAGTTGCTTGCTCGCGGCATGAAGATCAAGGTCGGGGACATGGTTGTCATCATAGCCACGAACAAGGACGGCTCAGTGAATGGGAAACAGTTGAAAGTCGGTGGAATACTTGAAAGCGCTACAGGACCTGGCGGAAGGGATGGCTATCTCCATATCGAGGATGCCATGGAAATCCTCAGGATGGATGCTCCGGAGGTGAGCGAGATTGCCGTAAGGCTCCACAATTTTGGAAATCTCAAATCTGTTTATAATAAACTCACCAGCGCCCTTTCGAAAGAGCTTGACAAAGAGGGTAAACACGTATTTGAGATACATACCTGGGAAGGGCTGTCACCCTTTTACAATATAGCCCGTATGATTGATATGATGGCATTTTTCATCAAACTTATGCTGATTGCCATTGTGCTGGTGAGTATCATGAATGTGATGGTCATGGCGGTCTATGAGAGAATCAGGGAGATAGGCACCATCGCAGCCATAGGGACTCTGCCCGGGAAAATCCTCTCCATGTTCCTCATAGAGGGCTTTTCTCTCGGCGTTTTTGGTGCTGCGATAGGAACGGTCTTTGGGCTAATCATCATCAATATCCTTGGTCTGGCAAAGATTACTTTTAATTTCGGGATGCAGACAGGGCTTGTTTTGTCACCGGTGATTAGAGTGCCGGATGTCATTGTCACGGCATTGATCGTTATCCTCGTTGCCACGGCTGGAAGTCTCCAGCCGGCATTCAAAGCATCCAGAATGAAGCCTATAGAGGCACTCAGACATGTATAAACGCGCATATAAGGCGTGCCGGTGATGAGCGATGAACACTAAAACAGAAGGAGTAACCTATGTTTAAAACATTAATAGCATTACTGATGGTAGTATTTCTCGCTGCAACTGCCTATGCCATTGACGGTGCCCAGCTTCTTGCACGGATAGACAAGAACTTGAGCCCGGAGTCCTATGAATCATACCGGAAAATCATCAACATAGAGCCGAATGGCAGCAAAAAGGAATATACCTATTACACTGCAAAAAAAGGGAAAGACAAGATTGTGGGGCTATTTCTCTCCCCGGCAAGCGACAAAGGGAGGAGCACGCTCAGGCTGGCCGATAATATGTGGCTCTACATCCCGAACGTGGGAAAGCCGGTTCGCATCACAAGCCTCCAGTCCGTGGTCGGCGGAGTCTTTAATAATGCCGATATTCTGGCCCTTGATTACGCTGTCGAATACGACGTTGAGAAAGTTGATGCTTCCGGCTCTGAACAGCTTATATTTCTCAAAGCAAAGACAAAGAGCGTGGCTTATGACAGGCTCAAGATGTGGGTGGACAAGGACAAGCTTGTTCCCATAAAGATAGAGTGCCTTACCGAAGCTGATATGCTGATCAAAACCCTCTATTTCAAGGATATAAAGGACTTTGGCAATGGACTTGTAAGACCCGCAGTTATAGAGACTGACAGTCCGCTTTACAAAGGCTATAAATCGGTCATGGTCTTTGCCAAGATCAAGAAACGGGATTTTAAGGATGAGGTCTTTACCCTGACCTTTATGCCGAAGATGGAATCGCTGAGGTAAATTGATTGCGGATTTCCGATTTCGGATTGTGGACACTTATCAGTCTTTTGTTTGTATCTCTTCACGTTTCTTTCTTTATATCTGGCGGCGCCTATGCTGAGGAATATAAATTCGATGCTGCCGAGGTCGATAAGAAGCCGTACAGTATAGGCGGTTATGTAGAATTTTTTCCTGTCCTCTTTGGAGTGGACAGAAATGCTGCCTTATACAAGCTCAACTTTTATAATCGCAAGACAGACGCCACAACACCTGAATATGACGGGACACTCCAGTTGGAGGGAAGCCTTGAAAAGGGTATCTCACGTTTTTACGTAAAAACGAATACGAGTTACACCAATAACTATGCAGTGGAAACAACAAAGACAAAGATTTTCGAGGGCAACATCTCTCTCAAGCCGTCGCCTGCCTTTGTTTCGGAATTCGGCAAGAAAACGCTCAACTGGGGCAAGGGCTATGCCTGGAACCCGGCGGCATTCCTTGACAGACCAAAGAATCCCGATGATCCCGAGCTTGCCCGTGAGGGGTACATTGTGGCATCTGTAGACTACACGAAGAGCTGGGATGGTCATCTGAAGACCTTCTCCTTCACACCTGTGCTGGTGCCTACATACAGCGGTGTAAATGATGATTTCGGAGAAACAGGTCATTTGAATGTTGCATCCAAGTTTTACTTTCTCTTTTACGACACGGACATAGATCTCATGTTTCTCACAGGCGGCGCTAAAACTACGCGATACGGTGCGGATTTTTCGCGGAACATCACCACGAATCTCGAAGTGCACGGTGAATTCTCGCTGATCAACTCCAGCCAGAAGATGGCCGTTGACCGGAATGGGAATACGTACCAGTCAACCTACGGGGCGAAAAATTATCTCTTTGGCCTGCGTTATCTTACCGCCAACGATACAACTTATATCTTCGAGTACTACAGAAACGGCACAGGGTTTAATACCAGAGAGATGAGGAGTTATTTTTCTTTCATCGACTCGGGTTACGCAACATATACCGCTACAGGCAATCCTGCTCAGATGAACAAAGCTGATACCTTATACCAGGGCGGTTATGGAAAACCCAACCCCGGGATGAATTACCTTTATCTCCGTGCCAGTCAGAAAGAGCCCTTCAACATCCTCTACTTCACCCCTGCAATCACCTGGATCGTCAACATTGATGACAAAAGCTTTTCCATGTCTCCTGAGCTGGCCTACACCGGTTTTAAGAACTGGGAACTTCGGCTTCGGTCTATCTTTATCGTTGGCCCGAAGGGAAGCGAATTCGGAGAAAAACAGAATGATTACAGGGTGGATTTCAGGATGAGGTACTATTTTTAGGCTAATAATGTTCTGCCTCCTTGTTGCAGATGATATAGAAAAAAGGCTTCAGAAATACTATACTTAATTAAAAGCAGGGCCACGGAGGTGAGAGAAGATGCCTGGCAAAGAATACGAATGCAAGGAATGCGGTCGCGCCTTTCTTATATACGAAGAGAATAAGAGGGAGTTGAAATGTCCCGGTTGCGAAGGCGGGAATGTGGTTGTGAAGCAGGCACAGCCCCTGCCGCAGTGGATACAAGTCTTGAATAATAAAGGCTCAAGCTGAAAATAGAATAAGGAATGGCGTTGCCATTCATACAAAATTATTAAGGGGCAAACTTCGAAAATATTTGTGATGTTTACCCCTTAACTTTGTTGGGCCGAGGCGATTGTCATACCTTGTTGCATCGCCTGTGTTATCGTAGCGTCTCAAAATAACCCAAATAAACCTTTTCTTTTTAAAGTTATTGTATTAAAATAACCTTGTAAAATTAAACTAAGAGATTGTGATGAAACGATTCATTGACAAAGAACTCATAGCCTGGAAAGAGAACAAACGGCGTAAACCGCTGATATTAAGAGGTGCTAGACAGGTAGGAAAAACCTATTCGCTAAAACAGCTCGGGGAAAAACATTTCGAAAATATTGCCCTGATTGACCTTGAGCGGAATCTTTCATGGCACCGAATATTTGAAGGTGACCTGAACGTCCGGCGCATTGTCGCCGATCTGGAAATAGTCCTGAAGCAGAAGATCAGCCCGGAAAAAACACTTCTTTTTATTGATGAAATACAGTCATGCCCCCGTGCTATTACAGCCCTTCGTTATTTCTATGAAGAAATGCCCGATCTTCATGTGGTTGCAGCCGGTTCGCTTCTGGAATTTGCACTGAAAGACACTTCCTTTCCTGTCGGGAGAATTCAGTTTCTTCACCTCTATCCCTTAACATTTCCGGAATATCTGTACTCTATCGGCAACACTGAGGCTGTCGCCACCGTGCTTGACGAACCAAAACCTTTATCGCCGGTTGTTCATGATTATTTGTTGGAAGAACTCAAAAGGTATTTTTTTATCGGTGGGATGCCTGAAAGTGTCCGTGCCTATTTGGATACCGGTTCAATGCGTGAAGCATTCCATGTTCAGTCAGAAATCA
This genomic stretch from Pseudomonadota bacterium harbors:
- a CDS encoding ABC transporter ATP-binding protein codes for the protein MGLIKVEDVTKEYKVGEVSLKALKGVSFEIDPASFVSFVGPSGSGKTTLLNLIGCLDKPTEGRLTVAGTDVLALDRRRSALFRGNNIGFIFQDFNLIPVLTVYENIEYPLLMVQNIPSAKRRERVMKLLSAVGMLEQETKYPDQISGGQKQRVAVARALVTNPSLVLADEPTANLDSKTAYMIIELMKKMRDEFSTTFIFSTHDQKIVGEAEIIYTLEDGLLKDRQVKGGANG
- a CDS encoding outer membrane lipoprotein-sorting protein, coding for MFKTLIALLMVVFLAATAYAIDGAQLLARIDKNLSPESYESYRKIINIEPNGSKKEYTYYTAKKGKDKIVGLFLSPASDKGRSTLRLADNMWLYIPNVGKPVRITSLQSVVGGVFNNADILALDYAVEYDVEKVDASGSEQLIFLKAKTKSVAYDRLKMWVDKDKLVPIKIECLTEADMLIKTLYFKDIKDFGNGLVRPAVIETDSPLYKGYKSVMVFAKIKKRDFKDEVFTLTFMPKMESLR
- a CDS encoding ABC transporter permease, whose protein sequence is MGNLFKIAIRNLMRYRRRTLLTGSLVAIGVVFVLIFAAVSGSFKNMIIGQITDSMLGHIQIHQKGYVASIDNLPLTLNMGPQAMARVDKLLSGTSGVEAYSPRIKFGGGFSNYTETTNVRLNGVYPEKELKTVPLLASRIIEGEKAVKKDEILIPELLARGMKIKVGDMVVIIATNKDGSVNGKQLKVGGILESATGPGGRDGYLHIEDAMEILRMDAPEVSEIAVRLHNFGNLKSVYNKLTSALSKELDKEGKHVFEIHTWEGLSPFYNIARMIDMMAFFIKLMLIAIVLVSIMNVMVMAVYERIREIGTIAAIGTLPGKILSMFLIEGFSLGVFGAAIGTVFGLIIINILGLAKITFNFGMQTGLVLSPVIRVPDVIVTALIVILVATAGSLQPAFKASRMKPIEALRHV
- a CDS encoding peptidoglycan-binding protein, translated to MLLKVGSAGDDVKKVQTRLGIKADGFFGTATENAVKAWQGANGLTADGIVGTDTFLKMFPDAAAGKPAPVGGTDNVNVSGLSMDKLVNHVPDAVINEIAGCAEKFQINSSLRLAHFLAQCSHESGGFKVTQENLHYSADGLKKTFSKYFPGNLADSYARQPEKIASRVYANRMGNGDEASKDGYKFRGRGYIQLTGKNNYRAFDETVEDNILNDPDLVASKYPLLSAAWFWQSRSLNTLADKGSGEEVVTEITKKVNGGTIGLAERIKYFKEFYELLA